A window from Drosophila miranda strain MSH22 chromosome Y unlocalized genomic scaffold, D.miranda_PacBio2.1 Contig_Y2_pilon, whole genome shotgun sequence encodes these proteins:
- the LOC108160355 gene encoding uncharacterized protein LOC108160355, with translation MDFQSAMETFAEAWVAANAGQQSQALALTRAANAVAVVAAANAKSPSASVSAAASLVDMAVKKEYSLSPPHSVVGVPGEEVTVMQHRRSSLQGVQEKLTQLQMQHHQQQQQQQQQHHHHQLQQQQLQQQQHQQGGGVTGEGGGRRSAEGSPSTIHPAQQQQLQHQQHVHNSDGNALSSSTASSSQNATPKSERRDRKREQRVERGSISCLPPAALGMTVGVQQAQQQAEKLLSHPRRDFDISKVNPKSLPLHCVVESVHLLHASLTIDSRQPWKRLPNIETDSYVIIAAATPWSEIVQTALQRLGYSQEVANTARGSLIIKHWKPIRLEQISDNPAVPVSAIVGELTSVITLRIVILRPKTSPFGEIKDKLLKLLVLQSHAVLRSTGCPLDEVTLSQICRSSHQNTYAMPGGEMTEDLRRKFDQWWCNQLSPQAAMAPKMLPFMTAPSAVPVPVPGDMDFPVGSAMAAAAAAAAAHAAAAGGAAVNNPLGSMGSRESLLLANEAAVHHANGGQAAGAGHHSSMLVHPIHAASLHHHHHHGATHGHGPQYPNQKTRMRTSFDPEMELPKLQKWFQENPHPTRQQIQTYVVQLNTLESRRGRKPLDVNNVVYWFKNARAAQKRAEMRGGSLGNAMSALGHAAMNGYLSQHAPLGQNSSSSAGSQPMSMGNLSMTHDYLKSPMSLKSEDIDTMSQHSDEIEEEPSRPNTPQLPLSLTTHERNRSSPLINQDEEEEEDQGDQQQQPQRVKSAGSDVINGNLRETEEERQEKASDVQDNEKESAHHVEEVPHSEAEPLVDATSSLNNNNNSSSHSHIEHEHEVVSSTPKRTIPKEEEDDLDMDDDEEDNENDVSHLDEFRSPSPDLSGAVAPHTDQLPFPMLPNSMFSQSFMYMSPYIPAFGQAAAAHPHHHAAAASAASAAAGIQPNALMGGGGGLNLSSISNEERRKRNRTFIDPVTEVPKLEQWFAMNTHPSHNLILKYTEDLNKMPYRQKFPRLESKNVQFWFKNRRAKCKRLKMSLYDNNQCGQLGGLSSFVPKYEERD, from the exons AGTCAGGCCTTGGCTTTGACGCGGGCAGCCAATGCGGTCGCCGTTGTGGCCGCCGCCAATGCCAAGTCCCCTTCGGCCTCTGTCTCCGCCGCCGCCAGTCTCGTGGACATGGCCGTTAAGAAGGAGTACTCGCTCTCGCCTCCTCACAGCGTGGTGGGCGTGCCCGGCGAGGAGGTGACTGTCATGCAGCATAGACGCAGCTCGTTGCAGGGCGTACAGGAGAAGCTCACTCAGCTGCAGATGCAacaccaccagcagcaacagcagcagcagcagcaacatcatcatcaccagctccagcagcaacagctccaacagcagcagcatcagcagggCGGAGGCGTGACAGGGGAAGGGGGTGGCCGTCGCTCCGCCGAGGGCAGTCCCTCTACCATCCATCccgcccagcagcagcaactgcagcaccagcagcacgtGCACAATTCCGATGGCAATGCCCTGTCCTCGTCCACGGCATCATCTAGTCAGAATGCCACCCCAAAGAGTGAGAGGAGGGATCGCAAGAGGGAGCAGCGCGTGGAGCGGGGCAGCATCTCGTGTCTGCCTCCAGCCGCCCTGGGCATGACCGTGGGCGTACAACAGGCCCAGCAGCAAGCGGAGAAGCTACTCAGCCATCCGCGACGGGACTTTGACATCAGCAAAGTAAATC CCAAATCACTTCCACTCCATTGTGTGGTGGAGTCGGTGCACTTACTGCACGCCTCCCTCACCATCGACAGCCGGCAGCCCTGGAAACGTCTGCCCAACATCGAGACAGACAGCTACGTGATCATAGCAGCTGCCACGCCCTGGAGCGAGATTGTCCAGACCGCCCTGCAGCGGCTGGGCTACTCACAGGAGGTGGCCAACACAGCCAGAG GCTCCTTGATCATCAAGCACTGGAAGCCCATACGTCTCGAGCAGATATCGGACAATCCGGCGGTGCCGGTGAGCGCCATTGTGGGGGAGCTGACATCCGTGATCACCCTGCGCATCGTGATCCTGCGGCCCAAGACCTCTCCCTTCGGCGAGATCAAGGACAAGCTGCTTAAGCTGCTCGTGTTGCAGTCGCACGCAGTGCTCCGTTCCACAGGCTGTCCTCTGGATGAG GTAACCCTCTCGCAGATCTGCCGCAGCTCGCACCAGAACACGTACGCCATGCCCGGCGGGGAGATGACCGAGGATCTGCGCCGCAAGTTCGACCAGTGGTGGTGCAACCAGCTCTCGCCACAGGCGGCCATGGCGCCCAAGATGCTGCCCTTCATGACGGCTCCGTCGGCGGTACCCGTTCCCGTGCCCGGGGATATGGACTTCCCCGTTGGCTCGGCCATGgctgcagcggcggcggcagcagctgcCCATGCGGCTGCCGCTGGCGGGGCAGCTGTGAACAATCCTCTAGGATCGATGGGCAGTCGGGAGAGTCTGCTACTGGCAAACGAAGCCGCTGTTCACCATGCCAACGGAGGTCAGGCGGCGGGCGCGGGTCACCATAGTAGCATGCTGGTGCATCCTATCCATGCCGCGTCCTTGCATCATCACCACCACCACGGAGCCACCCACGGCCACGGCCCACAGTATCCTAACCAGAAGACACGCATGCGAACCAGCTTCGACCCGGAGATGGAGCTGCCCAAGCTGCAGAAGTGGTTCCAGGAGAATCCCCATCCCACGCGCCAGCAGATCCAGACCTATGTGGTGCAGCTGAATACCTTGGAGTCGCGCCGCGGTCGCAAGCCGCTCGACGTCAACAACGTTGTGTACTGGTTCAAGAACGCACGGGCTGCACAGAAGCGGGCTGAGATGCGGGGCGGGAGTCTGGGCAATGCCATGAGCGCGCTGGGTCACGCCGCCATGAACGGCTATCTCAGCCAACACGCCCCTCTTGGCCAGAATTCGAGCAGCAGTGCCGGCAGCCAGCCGATGAGCATGGGGAATCTTTCCATGACGCACGATTATCTAAAGAGCCCCATGAGCCTGAAATCGGAGGACATCGACACCATGTCGCAGCACTCCGACGAGATTGAGGAGGAGCCAAGTCGCCCCAACACGCCCCAGTTGCCGCTCTCACTCACCACCCACGAGCGCAACCGCAGCTCGCCCCTGATAAAccaggacgaggaggaggaggaggatcagggggatcagcagcagcagccacagcgtGTAAAGAGCGCCGGCAGCGATGTGATTAACGGCAATCTGAGAGAGACCGAGGAGGAGCGCCAGGAGAAGGCGAGTGACGTCCAAGACAACGAGAAGGAAAGCGCACACCACGTGGAGGAGGTGCCCCATTCAGAGGCCGAACCTCTGGTGGATGCCACCTCCAGcctaaacaacaacaacaacagcagcagccactctCACATCGAGCACGAGCACGAGGTCGTGAGCTCCACGCCGAAGCGCACCATTCctaaggaggaggaggacgaccTGGACATGGACGATGACGAGGAGGACAATGAGAATGACGTGAGTCACCTGGATGAGTTCCGCTCGCCCTCGCCAGACCTCTCTGGTGCCGTGGCGCCGCACACGGACCAGCTGCCCTTTCCCATGCTTCCCAATTCGATGTTCTCGCAATCCTTCATGTACATGAGCCCATACATCCCGGCCTTTGGACAGGCGGCCGCGGCCCATCCGCACCATCATGCCGCTGCTGCGTCCGCTGCGTCCGCTGCTGCCGGGATCCAGCCGAACGCCCTGATGGGGGGCGGCGGCGGACTCAACCTGTCGAGCATCTCGAACGAGGAGCGCCGGAAGCGGAATCGCACCTTCATCGACCCGGTTACGGAGGTGCCCAAGCTGGAGCAATGGTTCGCCATGAACACGCATCCCTCGCACAATCTGATCCTCAAGTATACGGAGGACCTGAACAAAATGCCCTATAG GCAAAAGTTCCCGCGTCTGGAGAGCAAAAATGTGCAGTTCTGGTTTAAGAACCGTCGGGCCAAGTGCAAGCGCCTCAAGATGTCCCTGTACGACAATAACCAGTGCGGACAGCTGGGAGGCCTGAGCTCCTTTGTGCCCAAGTACGAGGAGCGTGATTGA